A genomic segment from Spinacia oleracea cultivar Varoflay chromosome 3, BTI_SOV_V1, whole genome shotgun sequence encodes:
- the LOC130470215 gene encoding uncharacterized protein → MKRTQDIDITEQQPLKARVRTVVFTNQEKSSDNFAEDDREFVSSNHVTAQEVSNSDEEIETEVAPKILEDGGQTTVDELKELNLGTLEEPRPVYVSSLLTQEEEHEYAELLSEFKDVFAWSYKEMPGLDPRIAVHRLAIKKGVSPKKQSQRRFRPELNPEIESEVNKLIGADFIREVKYPTWIANVVPVRKKNGQLRVCVDFRDLNEACPKDDFPLPVTEIMIDATTGHEALSFMDCTAGYNQIRMAPEDQEATAFRTPKGIFCYKVMPFGLKNAGATYQRAMQKIFEDMMHKIVECYVDDLVVKSKKRESHLSDLRKVFERLRKCQLKMNPLKCAFGVTSGKFLGFIVRHRGIEIDQTKIKAIQEMPEPRNLKELRGLQGRLAYIRRFISNLAGRCHPFNHLMKKDTSFDWDDSCRKAFESIKKYLSSPPVLGAPVKGKPLILYIAAQERSLGAMCAQEIEDRKETALYYLSRTLVGAELNYSPIEKICLALVFAIQKLKHYMQAHTVHVISKADPIKYILSRPVLSGRLAKWVVLIKQYDIVYVPQKSVKGQAIADFFADHPVPPEWELSVDLPGEDVFYIDVLPPWEMYFDGAARQDGAGAGVVFLSPEKHVLTYSFVLTQLCSNNMAEYQALILGLQMAVGLGLKDLDIYGDSQLVISQLLGEYEVKKEDLIPHHRHATKLLEKLDTVKLNHVPRSANKMADALAGLAATLALGAEETMSVPVCNRWVVASDIDEIEDEEYEEVDMITVHQIDQEDWRQPIVDYLSHQKLPSDPRHRMEIRRRAPRFILFNGTLFRRSFNHSWSRCIGDEETMKAMEEAHAGICGAHQSGPKLYDCLKTMGYYWPTMVQDSMDYAKKCEACQFHANFIHQPPEPLHPTVSSWPFEAWGLDVVGPITPKSSAGQAYILAATDYFSKWAEAIPLREVKKENFVDFIRTHIIYRYGIPRRIITDNGKPFFNTLMTSLCEKFKFTQHKSSMYNAPANGLAEAFNKTLCKLLSKVVSKSKRDWHERIGEALWAYRTLYKTATQSTPYALVYGVESILPLELQIPSLRVAIQEGLTKDDNDKLRLAELEALDEKRLQAQQKSECYQARLSRAFNKKVRPRSFQVGDIVLAVRRPIITSRKTGSKFTSKWDGPYVVQEVYTNGAYKIVDAEGLRVGPINGKFLKRYYS, encoded by the coding sequence ATGAAACGTACTCAAGACATAGACATCACCGAACAACAACCTCTTAAAGCAAGGGTTCGTACTGTGGTGTTTACCAATCAGGAGAAGTCATCTGATAATTTTGCGGAGGACGACCGAGAGTTTGTTTCCTCTAATCATGTGACAGCGCAAGAAGTCTCAAATTCTGATGAAGAAATAGAGACCGAGGTGGCTCCCAAAATACTTGAAGATGGGGGGCAGACGACTGTGGACGAACTAAAAGAGTTAAACCTTGGAACTCTTGAAGAACCACGTCCTGTGTATGTTAGCTCTCTTCTCACTCAAGAGGAAGAACATGAGTATGCTGAATTACTCTCAGAGTTTAAAGACGTCTTTGCTTGGAGCTATAAAGAAATGCCTGGTCTCGACCCGAGAATTGCTGTCCATCGCTTGGCGATAAAAAAGGGTGTTAGTCCAAAGAAACAATCTCAAAGACGTTTTAGACCGGAGTTGAACCCTGAAATTGAATCCGAGGTAAACAAACTTATTGGTGCAGACTTTATTCGTGAAGTCAAATACCCCACATGGATAGCAAATGTAGTCCCCGTGAGAAAGAAAAATGGACAATTACGGGTTTGTGTGGACTTTCGTGACTTGAACGAAGCATGCCCGAAAGACGATTTCCCGCTACCAGTCACGGAAATAATGATAGATGCTACGACTGGTCATGAAGCATTGTCTTTCATGGACTGTACAGCCGGATACAATCAAATCCGCATGGCTCCCGAAGATCAAGAAGCGACAGCGTTCCGCACACCGAAAGGGATATTTTGCTATAAAGTCATGCCCTTTGGATTGAAGAACGCAGGAGCCACGTATCAACGTGCGATGCAGAAAATTTTTGAAGACATGATGCACAAGATAGTGGAATGCTACGTTGATGACTTAGTAGTCAAGTCCAAAAAGAGGGAGAGTCATTTATCTGATCTCCGCAAAGTCTTTGAAAGATTACGAAAATGTCAACTAAAAATGAATCCCCTTAAATGCGCATTCGGTGTCACATCTGGAAAATTTCTAGGTTTCATTGTCAGGCATAGGGGTATCGAAATTGATCAGACAAAGATTAAGGCAATCCAAGAGATGCCCGAACCTCGAAACCTTAAAGAACTTCGTGGTCTTCAGGGGCGTTTGGCATACATTCGAAGGTTCATCTCCAACCTTGCTGGGAGATGTCACCCATTCAACCATCTCATGAAAAAAGATACTTCGTTTGACTGGGATGACTCGTGTCGAAAGGCATTCGAAAGCATAAAAAAGTATTTGTCTTCTCCACCAGTGTTGGGGGCACCAGTCAAAGGAAAACCTCTTATCCTTTACATTGCTGCACAAGAGCGGTCGTTGGGGGCAATGTGCGCTCAAGAAATAGAGGATCGCAAAGAGACGGCTCTTTACTACCTGAGTCGGACTTTGGTGGGTGCTGAATTGAACTACTCACCCATTGAAAAAATTTGTCTTGCTTTGGTTTTTGCCATCCAAAAGTTAAAGCATTACATGCAGGCTCATACAGTCCATGTCATCTCAAAAGCTGACCCAATCAAGTATATCCTTTCAAGACCAGTTCTCTCAGGACGACTTGCTAAATGGGTTGTACTCATAAAACAATATGACATTGTGTACGTGCCGcaaaaatcggtcaaaggtcaAGCAATAGCAGATTTCTTTGCAGATCATCCAGTGCCACCTGAATGGGAGCTTTCTGTTGATTTGCCTGGGGAGGATGTGTTCTATATTGACGTACTCCCACCTTGGGAAATGTATTTTGACGGGGCTGCTCGTCAAGATGGCGCTGGAGCCGGGGTTGTCTTTTTGTCTCCAGAAAAGCATGTTCTGACTTACTCGTTTGTGTTAACTCAGTTATGCTCAAATAATATGGCCGAATACCAAGCCCTCATTCTAGGCCTCCAAATGGCTGTGGGACTAGGATTAAAGGACTTGGATATTTACGGAGACTCACAGCTAGTGATTAGCCAACTCTTAGGAGAATATGAAGTCAAGAAAGAGGATTTAATTCCTCATCACAGACATGCAACAAAATTGCTTGAGAAGCTTGACACTGTTAAGTTAAATCATGTCCCAAGGAGTGCCAACAAAATGGCTGACGCACTTGCAGGGCTTGCAGCCACTTTGGCACTGGGGGCAGAAGAAACCATGTCAGTACCGGTTTGTAACCGTTGGGTCGTTGCGTCAGACATAGACGAAATTGAAGATGAGGAATATGAGGAAGTCGACATGATCACTGTTCATCAAATTGACCAAGAAGATTGGCGTCAACCAATTGTTGACTATCTAAGTCATCAAAAATTGCCTAGTGACCCAAGGCATAGAATGGAGATTCGTCGTCGAGCCCCTCGATTTATACTTTTTAATGGAACTTTGTTTCGACGATCTTTCAACCACTCATGGTCGAGATGCATCGGAGACGAGGAAACAATGAAAGCCATGGAAGAGGCTCACGCTGGAATTTGTGGTGCACATCAATCAGGTCCTAAATTGTATGATTGCCTTAAAACAATGGGCTATTATTGGCCAACAATGGTGCAAGATAGCATGGACTACGCGAAGAAATGTGAAGCTTGTCAGTTTCATGCTAATTTCATCCACCAGCCTCCAGAACCATTGCACCCTACGGTCTCATCTTGGCCTTTTGAAGCATGGGGACTTGACGTGGTTGGTCCAATTACACCAAAGTCGTCTGCGGGTCAAGCATATATCTTAGCAGCAACTGATTATTTCTCTAAGTGGGCGGAGGCCATTCCTCTTCGCGAGGTCAAGAAAGAAAATTTCGTCGACTTCATTCGTACCCACATCATTTACAGGTACGGTATACCTCGACGGATCATCACTGACAATGGGAAGCCATTCTTCAACACATTGATGACAAGTCTTTGTGAGAAGTTTAAATTCACGCAGCATAAATCGTCCATGTACAACGCTCCTGCAAATGGCCTAGCGGAAGCCTTCAATAAAACACTTTGTAAATTGTTGAGCAAAGTTGTTTCAAAATCAAAACGCGACTGGCATGAAAGGATAGGGGAAGCTCTTTGGGCTTACAGGACATTATACAAAACAGCAACACAATCAACCCCATACGCTTTGGTGTATGGTGTCGAATCTATTTTGCCTTTGGAACTTCAAATTCCATCATTGCGAGTAGCTATTCAAGAAGGGTTGACTAAGGATGATAATGACAAACTTCGTCTAGCAGAGTTAGAGGCACTTGACGAGAAAAGACTGCAGGCACAACAGAAATCGGAATGCTATCAGGCTCGTCTGTCACGCGCATTCAACAAGAAAGTTCGACCTCGCTCTTTTCAAGTGGGGGACATAGTTCTAGCAGTGAGACGACCTATCATTACTTCACGTAAGACTGGAAGTAAATTCACTTCAAAATGGGATGGTCCATATGTTGTGCAAGAGGTATACACTAATGGGGCTTACAAAATCGTTGACGCAGAAGGACTACGCGTGGGGCCTATCAACGGCAAGTTTCTAAAGCGGTACTACTCATGA